CTGCCCTGCTGGAACACACGAGTTTGGTGCTTCCCATTTATCTCCCTCCAAAGGAAACTCTGCATCCTCACAGCATATCAGGAAGGATGACAGAGGTAACATGCCTTGCTGGTCTGTTTAAGGGAGCCCTCACCCTTTGTACTCAACAGCTCAAAGGCTGGAGCATATACTAGCACTGGGAAGGAACCAAAGACCTCTCATCCCAGGTGCAAGAGGTTCACTTGGAAGTCATGAAAGGTACGGGTGTAAGATATCTCCCACCCTTCCTGCTGAAGCTGTCCTCTTCTGAATTACAGACATACTCACTAGCCCATAGAGGTTTTCAGCACAGCTATGTAGGCCAGTGGTTaggaggcaggggagaggggaaaagcgGGTTCAATCATTGCAGTAATGTTCCccgggggaagggaggaggtgTCTGCATCGCCTGCTCATCCTTTTCCACATTCCGGCAATACCACAGAGTAACCTCTGCCTTCTGGGGCATGCAAATACCTTACATGATGGACTCAAAATAAATGAGTGTGGGATTCTTAGTGAatgtggaggaagaagaaataacttttgCAGAAAGACTGGGACAACAAGAATTGTGAACACAATTTCCAAGTCTGCTAGAGGGACAGTCCTATCCCCTCAAATTCTTCTCTTCACTGGTGTTATGATTTTCCAAAGGCACTTTATTTGGCCTGTGATTTTTCCTTCCTACCATGTGACTGCATTTGCTGTGCAATGTGCTTTCATCCCAGCGCTACACTGCTGATTTCAGCTGATAAGGAGAACGAGGGGGTCTAAAATGACTGTCTGGCATAGAATGGAAATCACAAAGCAGCATTAAAGTATTAGCTCATAAAAACAAGCCTCCAAATAATAACGAGCAGAGTCATGATTTTAAcataggtttttattttccaagactGCATATTACAGTCTAGCATTCTCCCCAAACAGGGATAATTTATCACCGGTAAGACTCATGTAAGACTCAAAGATGACCCGTGTAAAAAGCATGACTTCCAACTGATTGCATCCAAAAGTATCTCttaatgtaaacaaaaatatttatgactCTCTCTCTTGCgttaaaatgcagaaagcagctgcaggcCAGCAGGGGGGTGACAAGATGTGCTCATTACGGACAGCACAGTCTTTTCTGTCTCCTAAACAATAACCCATGTGGTCCTTCCCTCCTCTGTCAACATACCTATCTCTGTCGCTGCTGCACcatccacagcttctcctgtttcttcttcctttgtttcagGCCCTCCACTTACTATCTCACTGAGCAGCTCAGTTTCCACCTGCTCTCCCGTCTCACCTGGGAACAGTAACCATGGAGATCAAATTAGGATCCACTCAGAAAAGCACCAAGTGCCCCAGCTCCTTTCTGTAAACCTGACTTTACTCTGTTAACTCACCAATGCCCTTTACCAAGCTACCCCCTGAATGAATCCATAGGGAACAAACAGGATGCTCCCAATCCCTTTCCATCATCCAGCTACATGCGTGCCTCATGCCTGTAAAGTTCTCCTGATGCTTTCACAAAATCCCCTTGACACTCTATTCAATACAATTCATGAGTACTATTtctactaaaattatttttcctggattttgttttatatatgtgcagttttatttgcaattggaacaaaacagaaatagaaaacatgGTAACATGCCAGTCTGGCTGAAACTGTGCTTTCCCTGGGAAGCTGCCACCTAATTAATTTAGTTGCACAGCTACTGaagaataaaggaaagcaaaacaagtgcTAAATATCATACACACCACAGCATAAAAATGGAAGGTCCCTTCTTCATCGTATGCCTCATGGAAAGATAATGCACACAAATTAAGGTATTACTTCTAGCTTGGAAGGAGCAAAACTCTTTTTCCCAAAAGCCTTGTTCACGTGCCCGACAAGCAGGATGAATTACTTGGTGGTCAAAGCCCCATAACTGATCTTCAGGCAAACAGTCAGTTGTAAACGTGTTTCCATGGACATGAGGTCATACCACAACGTTCAAGGCGTACTGCTCTGCCCCCAGCACTATGTCCCAAAGCTTAGAAATGGTCATTAATGAAATTGGAGTCTCCAGCTGGGTAAGACTACATGTTTTACAGGTAAGCATCCAGTCATTTACTGCTTACATAAACCAAGACTTCATTCCAAAGGATAGATGCCCATTTTATGTAGAAGAAACCTCAAAATTCTTTTGTGAAGAGATACAGGAGAGGACAAGCCAACCCCCATGCTCAGCTGCTGGGATGCATGGAGTCAGATTTATATAGCCAGTTCAGAGACGTGCACAGCAAAGCCACAGGGTTAGTGGTAGTGCATGTAGTTGGCTCTGGGCTTCACACAGATCAGTCCTTCTCCTGCATCTTGCACTTCTTTAAGGCAAACGTGGAGTGAGGAAGGCTGCTGATACCATGTTTCCCTGCAGACAAATACTTCTCATGTGCTTCACCTGCCTATTCCCTGAAGAAATGCTCCCCCAGGAAGTATCCGATTCCTCGCTGAGCTGCTTTGTACCATTTAGGAGAAATACAATTCCTCCTGTGAAGTGCTCACCTTCTGCGTGTGCAGTCCATGGGAGAGACACGTCCTCTGAGCGCTAACCCAAAGATGAGCACAGCCTGCAATCTCTGGGAACGAGCACACCTCCCAGTAAAGGTCCCTCTCACAGCACATGGAAATACCTGCCATCTCAGAGACCACTGCTTCCTCATGcagccttcctccccagctAGTCAACATTTTTGGAAAGCCCATCTGTATGTCCCTCCACTGCTACTTCTGTTCTACTTGTGTAATAGCCAAGCTTCTAGGACAGGCTGGATATGCCAAGTGTGCATTGaagagatgctttttcttctacatCCAGACATGCACCCTCCAACTTCATGTGCACAGGGACAGTTGCTTTATAATTAATACATGTAACTAAGTAATAGAGCCTTTGGTGTCTGTAAATATTAAGGAACATGTCTGAGCTGCACAGaaacacaacattttaaatgaggGGTATGGTGGGGCATTGTACCTGCTAAGAACAAAAAGGGCATGAAATGAAATAGCAGAGGTAATGACTGGAAATGCTGATTAAATTTATTACAGCTTAGACTTGTGAGTCTGAGGCTTCCCCAGCCACGTTCTTCTACACTCTACATTGTACAGACTCCCCGGACCAAATTCTGACTCCAGAAGCTCGTGTGAGGCTCTCAGTAAAGCTAAAAGGACCCACCCACAAGTCTCTGGAGGCAGAATTTGGTCTGAATTTATGAAAGCACAAATATTACCCTCAATGAGGTGGTCCTCTTCAGTGACATGTACTTCCTTGATGATTTCCACTACAGAGCTGTCACTGCCCTCTACCAGCCCGCTGTCCTTTGCTGGTCCTGGCGATGTTGACCCAGCATCTTCTCCCGGTGCTGGAGGTGAAGGCCCAGCGCTCTCCTCTCGCCATGCAGATGGCAGCTCAGAGCTCTCCTCCgctcctgcaggcaggggctcGGTGCCCTCCGGCTCCTCCCTTTTACTGACCAAATCGATCTTTCCCTCGACAGCCAGAATGACGGCCACAGCCTCCTCTCCTGGTGGATGCTTGCTGGGGTTTGTCTCCTCAGAGGCAAGACTCACATCCTCTGCTGGGTCCAACTGTGTTTGGTCAGCTATGGTTTCATGGTTGTCTGCGGTCGGGGTGTTTTCACCTGATGATGCTTTTAGTTATGGcagagcaaggaaagaaaaaagaatgacagaTAATGGATGATGGGCATGTAAGCTAGATGAGAACTAGACCCACAGGGGACAGCACAAGCGCTACCTGTCAAGGAGCTCCCACCCGGCTACGGACAACACTCCTTCACCAGGTCTGCTGCTCTTACACATAGCCAGTAGAAGACGGTTCTGctctcacattaaaaaaaaaaagttttggctTGATGCACATCATATATTTTTGCATGGAGAGCTGACCTGTTTACAGGCCAACGCCCTACTACATTTTGCCTTACGGATCTGAAGTGTGCAGAAGGTTTGCTGGTGACGGGACGCTACGCAAGGAAGCACCTTTTCCTGCCCCAAACCAGGCACAGAATCAATGTGCCAagcaggagggagctgctgccctgggctgcacATGGGAAACTTCTGGTGGTGCCTC
Above is a genomic segment from Ciconia boyciana chromosome 2, ASM3463844v1, whole genome shotgun sequence containing:
- the ERICH5 gene encoding glutamate-rich protein 5 isoform X1, which codes for MGCSSSARSRPQEPPPAAAAAAGPPPRASSGENTPTADNHETIADQTQLDPAEDVSLASEETNPSKHPPGEEAVAVILAVEGKIDLVSKREEPEGTEPLPAGAEESSELPSAWREESAGPSPPAPGEDAGSTSPGPAKDSGLVEGSDSSVVEIIKEVHVTEEDHLIEGNICAFINSDQILPPETCGWVLLALLRASHELLESEFGPGSLYNVECRRTWLGKPQTHKSKL
- the ERICH5 gene encoding glutamate-rich protein 5 isoform X3, translating into MGCSSSARSRPQEPPPAAAAAAGPPPRASSGENTPTADNHETIADQTQLDPAEDVSLASEETNPSKHPPGEEAVAVILAVEGKIDLVSKREEPEGTEPLPAGAEESSELPSAWREESAGPSPPAPGEDAGSTSPGPAKDSGLVEGSDSSVVEIIKEVHVTEEDHLIEGETGEQVETELLSEIVSGGPETKEEETGEAVDGAAATEIETANNKE
- the ERICH5 gene encoding glutamate-rich protein 5 isoform X2, giving the protein MGCSSSARSRPQEPPPAAAAAAGPPPRASSGENTPTADNHETIADQTQLDPAEDVSLASEETNPSKHPPGEEAVAVILAVEGKIDLVSKREEPEGTEPLPAGAEESSELPSAWREESAGPSPPAPGEDAGSTSPGPAKDSGLVEGSDSSVVEIIKEVHVTEEDHLIEGETGEQVETELLSEIVSGGPETKEEETGEAVDGAAATEIGMLTEEGRTTWVIV